From a single Okeanomitos corallinicola TIOX110 genomic region:
- a CDS encoding acyl-CoA dehydrogenase family protein, whose translation MQQLKQFWVAEALEKDLGDPGNPNSMMSFKQVMDLDEKEEFPDEIIDWLYNWKLQHYYIPTECGGEFTGFDEFISFVRVLSRRDQTAGIAFTTMFWSYLVWMAGTEEQKQNLASFMKDNNGTMCLAYSEKAHGSDLLGGDMKATKVEGGYLMTGEKWPINRATRSGVSFVLAQTDPAGGPRSLSLFMVEKSKIDPAKYSNLPKILTHGIRGSDMSGIKFDHCFIPDAMRLGAEGTGLELALKGFQITRALCAAFSQGAADTALRTTLKFALGRKLYGKTVFDMPQPRRTLTDAFLDILICDCCTYGVGRGFSTVPEQISAWSAVVKYFVTTTLETVVNNVSVVLGSRFYMREAHDWGIFQKVLRDNAIISMFDGSSIVNLHALLLQLRQLTKSRARNAGKNLEALSTRLSTTFDLTQTLPAFDGKKLELVNRGGDDVLQGLELAIASLEKLKSDSNLNPDTLYQIITFTEIMREELNSLDVEITESTFQFGHEQEPEFFDMARKYCVLHAAAACVYTWIYNRNHLGEFFANGEWLALSLRRLMLNLKPAKALPGRIDDSGVTQEMIRLYNEDRMFSIVPFQLAKSQLEETSTDASPKLQLQT comes from the coding sequence ATGCAGCAACTCAAACAGTTTTGGGTCGCCGAAGCACTAGAAAAGGATTTAGGCGATCCTGGTAATCCAAATAGTATGATGTCCTTCAAACAGGTCATGGATCTGGATGAGAAGGAAGAATTTCCCGATGAAATTATAGACTGGCTATATAACTGGAAACTCCAACATTACTACATTCCCACAGAATGCGGTGGTGAATTTACGGGCTTTGACGAGTTTATCTCCTTTGTCCGCGTACTTTCCCGACGAGATCAAACCGCAGGGATAGCTTTTACTACCATGTTTTGGTCATACCTGGTGTGGATGGCGGGAACAGAGGAGCAAAAACAAAACCTAGCCAGCTTTATGAAGGATAACAATGGCACAATGTGCCTGGCTTATTCGGAAAAAGCCCACGGTAGTGATTTGTTAGGTGGAGATATGAAAGCCACTAAGGTAGAAGGTGGTTATCTCATGACCGGGGAAAAATGGCCAATTAACCGCGCTACCCGTTCTGGAGTGTCCTTTGTCCTGGCTCAAACCGACCCAGCCGGGGGCCCCCGTAGCCTATCCCTGTTCATGGTGGAAAAGAGCAAAATTGACCCAGCTAAATATAGTAATCTGCCCAAAATCCTCACTCATGGCATTCGCGGATCAGATATGAGCGGTATCAAATTTGATCACTGCTTTATTCCTGATGCGATGCGGTTGGGGGCAGAAGGTACAGGTTTAGAACTGGCTTTAAAGGGTTTTCAAATTACCAGGGCTTTATGTGCTGCTTTTTCCCAAGGTGCGGCTGACACGGCTTTGCGGACTACCTTGAAATTTGCATTAGGTCGCAAATTATACGGTAAAACAGTCTTTGATATGCCCCAACCCCGGCGTACCCTTACCGATGCGTTTTTAGATATTTTGATTTGTGACTGTTGTACCTATGGTGTGGGGCGTGGTTTTAGTACCGTTCCTGAACAAATCAGCGCCTGGTCAGCAGTGGTGAAATATTTTGTTACTACTACCTTAGAAACAGTTGTAAACAATGTCTCCGTGGTTTTGGGTTCGCGTTTTTATATGCGGGAAGCACACGACTGGGGTATTTTCCAGAAGGTGCTAAGGGATAATGCCATTATTAGTATGTTTGATGGTAGTAGTATTGTTAACCTGCACGCCCTGTTATTACAGCTAAGGCAGTTAACTAAATCTCGCGCTAGAAATGCTGGAAAGAATCTAGAAGCCCTGTCAACAAGATTATCTACCACTTTTGACCTGACACAGACTTTACCAGCCTTTGATGGTAAAAAACTAGAGTTAGTGAATCGGGGTGGAGATGATGTATTGCAAGGTCTGGAATTAGCGATCGCCTCCTTGGAGAAGTTAAAAAGTGACTCTAACTTGAATCCAGATACTCTTTATCAAATCATCACCTTTACGGAGATAATGCGAGAAGAATTAAACAGTCTGGATGTGGAAATCACAGAGTCAACCTTCCAGTTTGGCCATGAACAAGAACCAGAATTTTTTGACATGGCCAGAAAATACTGTGTATTGCACGCTGCGGCTGCTTGTGTGTATACATGGATTTATAACCGTAATCATCTAGGAGAATTTTTTGCTAATGGCGAGTGGTTAGCATTGAGCTTACGTAGGCTAATGTTAAACTTAAAACCAGCTAAGGCATTACCTGGAAGAATAGATGATAGTGGTGTCACCCAAGAAATGATTCGTTTATATAACGAAGACAGAATGTTTTCCATCGTTCCTTTCCAACTAGCAAAATCTCAACTAGAGGAAACCAGCACCGATGCAAGTCCAAAACTCCAACTCCAAACCTAA
- a CDS encoding acyl carrier protein — protein MNSVDTIQSWLVNQIATQLKIGPETIKVTEPLTRYGLDSIDSVTIVGDMEDWLDAELPSTLLWDYPTIAKAAQYLVDEVGVSPEETATPQPAAASQAKAEAPAGKGWGGLWNKISGS, from the coding sequence ATGAACTCTGTAGATACTATTCAAAGTTGGTTAGTTAACCAAATTGCGACACAGTTAAAAATCGGTCCAGAAACTATTAAAGTTACTGAACCTTTAACTCGCTATGGTTTAGATTCCATTGACTCTGTAACCATCGTCGGTGATATGGAAGACTGGTTAGATGCAGAATTACCTTCTACCTTACTTTGGGACTATCCAACCATTGCCAAAGCTGCTCAATATTTAGTGGATGAAGTGGGTGTGTCTCCTGAAGAAACCGCTACTCCCCAACCAGCAGCAGCAAGTCAAGCAAAAGCAGAAGCACCCGCAGGTAAAGGTTGGGGTGGACTTTGGAACAAGATTAGTGGTAGCTAA
- a CDS encoding MBOAT family protein encodes MNFSEFSFWWVLLLFCIPFFTVRYIAKSLNLWRDIFDTVGLAAMSLFLFLNASKSSFAIFVCEIIFNYIMVWWMLKQEQAQAKLIATCIIVVDVAILAYFKYLNFFVEDVLGLIIPGLADNWQSKTIPGMGSIPPGLSFYTFQMVAFVVDSYKSKRARKKPLAALDYVNFAAFFPQVVAGPIERRADLFPQIENFRFKLTFDNFEAGFRWLSLGLFMKFVLADNISPYIKLDQVDNPWLVWFFAFLFTLQIYFDFGGYSFIALGLAKFLGVKLSLNFLAPYTSQSINEFWRRWHVTLSTWFRDYVFIPLMGKNMKLAPLYLFITFTLSGFWHGAAWNFILWGAYHGLLLLVIRYVGRPFYQIIGKQKLLMPQFISWALTFGSVILGCLFFMETNTRRLVEKLIVLITPWNYSLSNLGEALTFFNDNGAVALVITLVFSVGLLFMEQLGVWREGETEYDLLVTPWMSRILLVLTILFAANAPSPFIYFEF; translated from the coding sequence TTGAATTTTTCGGAATTTTCGTTTTGGTGGGTACTGCTGCTATTTTGCATCCCTTTTTTTACAGTCCGCTATATTGCTAAGTCTTTAAACCTGTGGAGAGATATTTTCGACACTGTTGGCTTGGCCGCAATGTCGTTATTTTTATTTCTCAACGCCTCTAAATCTAGTTTTGCTATTTTTGTCTGTGAAATTATTTTCAACTACATCATGGTGTGGTGGATGTTGAAACAGGAACAGGCACAAGCTAAGTTAATAGCTACCTGCATTATAGTAGTTGATGTTGCTATTTTGGCCTATTTTAAATATCTCAACTTTTTTGTAGAAGATGTTTTAGGTTTAATTATTCCGGGATTAGCAGATAATTGGCAATCAAAAACTATTCCTGGGATGGGTTCAATTCCTCCAGGTTTGTCTTTTTACACCTTTCAAATGGTGGCATTTGTAGTTGATTCCTACAAAAGTAAAAGAGCGAGAAAAAAACCACTTGCTGCTTTAGATTATGTTAACTTTGCGGCATTTTTCCCCCAAGTTGTAGCTGGGCCAATTGAACGGAGAGCGGATTTATTTCCTCAGATTGAAAACTTCAGATTTAAGTTGACGTTTGATAACTTTGAGGCTGGTTTTCGCTGGTTATCTCTGGGACTTTTTATGAAGTTTGTTCTAGCGGATAATATTTCCCCTTATATCAAATTAGATCAAGTAGATAATCCTTGGTTAGTTTGGTTTTTTGCGTTTTTATTTACATTACAAATTTATTTTGATTTTGGTGGTTATAGTTTTATCGCTTTGGGTTTAGCAAAGTTTTTAGGTGTGAAATTAAGCCTCAATTTCCTTGCTCCTTATACTTCCCAGAGTATTAACGAGTTTTGGCGAAGATGGCACGTTACCCTGAGTACCTGGTTTAGAGACTATGTTTTTATTCCTTTAATGGGTAAAAATATGAAACTCGCACCATTATATCTTTTTATCACATTTACACTTTCTGGCTTTTGGCATGGGGCAGCCTGGAATTTTATTTTGTGGGGTGCTTATCACGGTTTACTACTGTTAGTTATACGTTATGTTGGACGACCATTTTACCAAATTATTGGCAAACAAAAACTGTTAATGCCTCAATTTATTTCCTGGGCTTTAACTTTTGGATCTGTGATTTTAGGATGTTTGTTTTTTATGGAAACAAATACACGTCGTTTAGTTGAAAAGTTGATAGTTTTAATAACTCCTTGGAATTATTCTTTATCAAATTTAGGGGAAGCTTTAACATTTTTTAATGACAATGGAGCAGTAGCTTTAGTAATAACTTTGGTTTTTTCTGTAGGACTTTTATTCATGGAACAATTAGGAGTATGGCGCGAGGGTGAAACAGAATATGATTTATTAGTTACCCCTTGGATGTCAAGAATTTTGTTAGTCTTGACTATTTTGTTTGCTGCTAATGCACCTTCTCCCTTTATTTACTTTGAATTTTAG
- a CDS encoding NAD(P)/FAD-dependent oxidoreductase — MNNLLSNRNRKNKNTTNYNRRICVLGGGFGGLYTALELCKFAQFHHSNYEIILIEKKERFLFTPLLYEVVTGELLDWEVAPSYQKLLADSPVKFYQAEIENVDLEQKLINLENGEILNYDYLVLAVGKETRLDILPGAAEYAQTFRSLADAERLKEKLIILETSDISIIKIAVAGAGPNGVEIACKLADRLGKKGEIHLIDRGNEILKTLPKSCQTASYRALLKRNVQIHLHTSLERIKADEIIINYQGKTERLSTDLVLWTGGNQSIQWVKELSCQHNQYGQLIATPTLQIAEYPEVFVLGDLAEIRDKKGKISPTTAQAAFQQAPRAAKNIWAKITGKKLKSFSYLHLGEMLTLGVKNAVVFSFGITLDGKLAGIIRRGVYIQRLPTLKHKLQVAKRWIFGGKKNKCSRKDAKTQRE, encoded by the coding sequence ATGAATAATTTGCTTAGTAATAGGAATCGGAAAAATAAGAATACTACTAATTATAATAGGCGGATTTGTGTTTTGGGTGGTGGGTTTGGTGGTTTATACACTGCTTTAGAATTGTGTAAATTTGCTCAATTTCATCATTCTAATTATGAGATTATTTTAATTGAGAAAAAAGAACGTTTTTTATTTACTCCTTTGCTTTATGAGGTGGTGACGGGAGAGTTATTAGATTGGGAAGTTGCACCAAGTTATCAAAAGTTGCTTGCAGATAGTCCGGTTAAATTTTATCAGGCAGAAATTGAAAATGTTGATTTAGAGCAAAAATTGATAAATTTGGAAAATGGAGAAATACTAAATTATGATTATTTAGTGTTAGCTGTTGGTAAAGAAACTAGATTAGATATACTCCCTGGTGCAGCAGAATACGCGCAGACTTTTAGAAGTTTGGCAGATGCAGAAAGGTTAAAAGAAAAGTTAATAATTTTAGAAACTTCTGATATTTCAATCATTAAAATAGCAGTTGCTGGTGCGGGTCCCAATGGGGTAGAAATAGCTTGTAAATTAGCAGATAGATTAGGAAAAAAAGGAGAAATTCACTTAATTGATCGGGGAAATGAAATCTTAAAAACTTTACCTAAAAGTTGTCAAACTGCATCTTATAGAGCTTTATTAAAAAGAAATGTACAAATACATTTGCATACTTCTTTAGAAAGAATTAAAGCTGATGAAATTATTATCAATTATCAAGGTAAAACCGAGAGATTATCAACAGATTTAGTTTTGTGGACAGGAGGAAATCAATCAATACAATGGGTAAAAGAACTAAGTTGTCAGCATAATCAATATGGGCAATTAATAGCGACTCCAACTTTACAAATAGCAGAATATCCTGAAGTATTTGTATTAGGAGACTTAGCGGAAATTAGAGATAAAAAAGGTAAAATATCGCCAACAACAGCCCAAGCCGCATTTCAACAAGCACCCCGTGCAGCTAAAAATATTTGGGCAAAAATTACAGGTAAGAAATTAAAATCATTTAGCTACCTACATTTAGGAGAAATGTTAACTTTAGGTGTTAAGAATGCTGTAGTTTTTAGCTTTGGAATTACTCTAGATGGTAAATTAGCTGGCATCATTCGTAGAGGAGTATATATTCAACGTTTACCAACCTTAAAACACAAACTTCAAGTAGCTAAAAGATGGATATTTGGGGGTAAAAAAAATAAATGCTCACGCAAAGACGCAAAGACGCAAAGAGAATAA
- a CDS encoding type II toxin-antitoxin system RelE/ParE family toxin has protein sequence MSKEYIIYVGSVFQLEWYFDEHSESEALEYFNQLSEQQQLKFLFLVKRIGDFGKISNKEQFRNEGDKIYAFKPQPDRFLCFFFTGKKIIVTNAFQKKTQKLPNNQKEKAIKYMNDFIQRHEEGKYYEEE, from the coding sequence ATGAGTAAAGAGTATATAATTTATGTTGGTTCAGTTTTTCAGTTAGAGTGGTATTTTGATGAACACAGTGAAAGTGAAGCTCTGGAGTATTTTAATCAACTATCCGAACAACAACAATTAAAATTTTTATTTTTAGTGAAAAGAATTGGTGATTTTGGAAAAATAAGTAATAAAGAACAATTTCGTAATGAAGGAGATAAGATTTACGCTTTTAAACCACAACCAGATAGATTTTTATGTTTCTTTTTTACTGGTAAAAAAATTATTGTCACTAATGCTTTTCAGAAAAAAACACAAAAATTACCAAACAATCAAAAAGAAAAAGCTATCAAATATATGAATGATTTTATTCAACGTCATGAGGAAGGAAAATATTATGAAGAAGAATGA
- a CDS encoding ATP-dependent DNA helicase RecQ, protein MNIPHYISLNEVRTALKQVWGYDDFRPPQGEIINSLLSQKDALVIMPTGGGKSICFQLPALLKTGLTLVVSPLVALMENQVEELKQKNQKAALLHSQLSSFQRRATLQALEKQQLRLLYLSPENLLSPPVWERLCNPELKINGIILDEAHCLVQWGDTFRPAYQRLGAVRPGLLKSKPAGTKISIAAFTATADPSAQQIISTVLKLQQPDSFKLNPYRANLQPIVRIAWTPKGRKQQLLKFIQKHQNQAGLIYVRTRKDSEELAAWLTEIGYKTASYHAGLGATERRAVEANWLGGKIPFVVCTCAFGMGINKADVRWIIHFHAPHLLSEYVQEIGRAGRDGKPAEALTLISEPTGFLDGEDKQRQQFFEQQMLKQQQKAQMLVKKLPKQGEVTSVIKQFPDGATALSLLHSSGQLQWIDPFNYQILNKSGNGLNKQMQGGKQMREYLHTKKCRWQFLLATFGFGKEAENWRCGHCDNCRK, encoded by the coding sequence ATGAATATTCCCCATTATATTTCATTAAATGAAGTTCGCACTGCATTAAAACAAGTTTGGGGTTATGACGATTTTCGACCACCCCAAGGAGAAATAATTAATAGTTTATTATCACAAAAAGATGCTTTAGTTATTATGCCGACAGGAGGAGGAAAATCTATATGTTTTCAACTTCCTGCACTATTAAAAACTGGGTTAACTTTGGTAGTTTCTCCCTTGGTAGCACTGATGGAAAACCAAGTAGAAGAACTCAAACAAAAAAATCAAAAAGCAGCACTTTTACACAGTCAATTATCTTCATTTCAACGTCGTGCAACTTTGCAAGCTTTAGAAAAACAACAATTAAGATTATTATATTTATCACCGGAAAATTTATTAAGTCCTCCAGTTTGGGAAAGGTTATGTAACCCTGAATTAAAAATAAATGGAATTATCCTAGATGAAGCACATTGTTTAGTTCAATGGGGTGATACTTTTCGTCCTGCTTATCAGCGTTTAGGTGCTGTACGTCCAGGTTTATTAAAATCAAAACCAGCGGGAACTAAAATTAGTATAGCAGCTTTTACAGCAACCGCAGATCCTTCAGCACAACAAATAATTTCTACTGTACTAAAATTACAACAACCTGATAGTTTTAAGCTCAATCCTTACCGAGCAAATTTACAACCTATAGTACGTATTGCTTGGACTCCAAAAGGTAGAAAACAACAATTATTAAAGTTTATTCAAAAACATCAAAATCAGGCGGGTTTGATTTATGTGAGAACTAGGAAAGATAGTGAAGAATTAGCAGCTTGGTTAACAGAAATAGGTTATAAAACAGCTAGTTATCATGCAGGTTTAGGTGCAACAGAAAGACGTGCAGTAGAAGCAAATTGGTTAGGGGGAAAAATCCCGTTTGTGGTTTGTACCTGTGCGTTTGGGATGGGAATTAATAAAGCTGATGTCAGATGGATTATACATTTTCATGCACCACATTTATTATCAGAATATGTGCAGGAAATAGGACGTGCGGGAAGGGATGGAAAACCAGCAGAAGCTTTGACTTTAATTAGTGAACCGACGGGGTTTTTAGATGGGGAAGATAAACAAAGACAGCAGTTTTTTGAACAACAGATGTTGAAACAACAACAGAAAGCACAGATGTTAGTGAAGAAGTTACCAAAACAGGGAGAGGTAACATCTGTAATTAAACAATTTCCTGATGGTGCAACGGCACTTTCTTTATTGCATAGTAGTGGACAATTACAATGGATTGACCCGTTTAATTATCAAATTTTAAATAAGTCGGGAAATGGGTTAAATAAACAGATGCAAGGTGGTAAACAAATGAGAGAATATTTGCATACGAAAAAGTGTCGTTGGCAGTTTTTGTTAGCTACTTTTGGGTTTGGGAAAGAAGCTGAAAATTGGCGTTGTGGACATTGTGATAATTGTCGGAAATAA
- a CDS encoding class I SAM-dependent methyltransferase, with product MNNFINNKKLIFDRWSSSYDWTFPSFIYQAIHKRLMSKIELPANANVLDLGCGTGQLFNRLGYQYPELRGTGLDLSAQMLRIARQKNQHRPRFIYIEGNAELLTFANNQFDAVFNTISFLHYPHPEQVISEVKRVLSPGSKFYLVDIVANNSPLKCMANSPAAIKFYSQEQREKLGNDAGLLCLGHHYLLGFVMLTIFTKPE from the coding sequence ATGAATAACTTTATTAATAACAAAAAACTCATCTTTGATCGCTGGTCATCCAGTTACGATTGGACATTTCCTTCTTTTATTTATCAAGCTATTCATAAAAGATTAATGTCTAAAATTGAATTACCAGCTAATGCTAATGTACTTGATTTAGGTTGTGGTACAGGACAATTATTCAATCGTCTAGGATATCAATATCCGGAATTACGTGGAACTGGTTTAGATTTATCAGCGCAAATGCTACGGATAGCTAGACAAAAAAATCAACACCGTCCGCGATTCATTTATATTGAAGGTAATGCAGAATTATTAACATTTGCCAACAATCAATTTGATGCAGTTTTTAACACTATTAGTTTCTTACATTATCCTCACCCAGAACAAGTTATCAGTGAAGTAAAACGGGTACTTTCTCCCGGTAGTAAATTCTATTTAGTAGATATTGTAGCTAACAACTCACCTTTAAAATGTATGGCTAATTCTCCAGCAGCAATTAAATTTTACAGTCAGGAACAACGGGAAAAATTAGGGAATGATGCAGGACTTTTATGTTTAGGACATCACTATTTATTAGGTTTTGTGATGTTAACAATTTTTACCAAACCTGAATAA
- a CDS encoding MBL fold metallo-hydrolase codes for MKFLHRADLYSWTCFNLARNIDFNGFAWIRPEGNILIDPVALSNHDWNHLESLGGVNWIVLTNSDHLRSAKEIAIQTYAKIAGPIGEKDNFPIACDRWLSDGEEVVTGLKVMEMAGSKTPGELALLLEETTLITGDLVRSPIAGSLSILPQEKLINPKQAIASVRRLTELPKIEAVLVGDGWSIFRDGKQRLQELAATL; via the coding sequence ATGAAATTTTTACACCGTGCTGATTTATATAGTTGGACTTGTTTTAACTTAGCGAGAAATATTGATTTTAATGGCTTTGCTTGGATACGTCCAGAGGGTAATATATTAATTGATCCAGTAGCTTTATCTAACCACGACTGGAATCATTTAGAATCTCTCGGTGGTGTAAACTGGATTGTGTTGACAAATTCGGATCATCTAAGATCAGCTAAAGAAATTGCTATTCAAACTTATGCAAAAATTGCTGGACCCATAGGAGAAAAAGATAACTTTCCTATTGCTTGCGATCGCTGGTTGAGTGATGGTGAAGAAGTTGTGACCGGACTAAAAGTGATGGAAATGGCAGGATCAAAAACCCCTGGTGAGTTAGCTTTGTTACTGGAAGAGACGACATTAATTACTGGTGATTTAGTGCGATCGCCCATAGCTGGAAGTTTATCTATATTACCACAAGAAAAGCTAATAAATCCAAAACAAGCTATAGCCTCAGTTCGCAGATTAACAGAATTACCAAAAATAGAAGCAGTTTTAGTGGGTGATGGTTGGTCTATATTTAGAGATGGAAAGCAAAGATTACAGGAATTAGCAGCAACTTTGTAA
- a CDS encoding four-helix bundle copper-binding protein — protein MMVMITESMTTEMQTCMNACMECHKICLETMTYCMSKGGKHVNMGIIGILHDCSEMCMMCMNMIMGGSEFTLRTCMLCEQMCNRCAVACEAISDDRKMTKCAAACRRCAETSSSIQKVTA, from the coding sequence ATAATGGTGATGATAACTGAATCTATGACTACCGAAATGCAAACCTGTATGAATGCTTGCATGGAATGTCATAAAATTTGTTTAGAAACCATGACTTACTGCATGAGTAAAGGTGGTAAACACGTAAATATGGGAATCATCGGCATTTTGCACGACTGTTCAGAAATGTGCATGATGTGTATGAATATGATCATGGGAGGTTCTGAGTTTACACTACGTACTTGTATGCTGTGTGAGCAAATGTGCAATCGCTGTGCTGTAGCTTGTGAAGCAATTAGTGATGATAGAAAGATGACTAAATGTGCAGCAGCTTGTCGTAGATGTGCTGAAACCAGCAGTTCTATACAAAAAGTAACTGCTTAA
- a CDS encoding 2Fe-2S iron-sulfur cluster-binding protein produces the protein MVQTHTIKVRDRQAGTSYTLEVPEDRYILHTAEHNGVELPFSCRNGACTTCAVRVISGEIYQPEAIGLSPELRRRGYALLCVSYARSDLEVETQDEDEVYELQFGRFFGKGKIKAGLPLDED, from the coding sequence ATGGTTCAGACTCACACAATCAAAGTTCGCGATCGCCAAGCAGGTACATCATACACCTTAGAAGTTCCAGAAGACCGCTATATTCTGCATACAGCCGAACATAATGGGGTAGAATTACCCTTCTCTTGCCGTAACGGTGCTTGTACAACCTGTGCTGTGCGAGTGATTTCAGGAGAAATTTACCAACCAGAAGCCATTGGACTCTCCCCAGAACTTCGCCGTCGGGGATATGCCTTACTGTGTGTGAGTTATGCTCGTTCTGACCTAGAAGTAGAAACACAGGATGAAGATGAAGTTTATGAACTTCAGTTTGGGCGCTTTTTTGGCAAAGGCAAAATCAAAGCCGGTTTACCCCTAGATGAAGATTAA
- a CDS encoding thermonuclease family protein translates to MNIVPRCKYLQGKIAALVPHLGILLQKMVILSCLLLLVSCQSKKQPASIITEVKLARVVSGQTLEVLGMGEQPNLISQVRLIGLDAPDLGQRPWGYDAKTMIEKLIGEGEKTIKLEFDLETKDRFGRTLAYVWKDQMFLNEQVLKQGYALFVGRSPNHKYDNRLENAQHYARLMGQGIWNPEKPMRLTPSEFRRMYR, encoded by the coding sequence ATGAACATAGTACCAAGGTGCAAATACCTACAAGGTAAAATTGCCGCCTTAGTACCCCATCTGGGTATTTTGTTGCAGAAAATGGTAATTTTATCCTGTTTATTATTGCTGGTAAGTTGTCAAAGCAAAAAACAACCAGCCAGCATAATTACTGAAGTCAAACTAGCAAGAGTTGTCAGCGGACAAACCTTAGAAGTATTGGGAATGGGAGAACAACCAAACCTAATTTCCCAAGTCCGCTTAATTGGCTTAGATGCACCAGACTTAGGTCAACGTCCCTGGGGATATGATGCCAAAACAATGATAGAAAAATTGATTGGTGAAGGTGAAAAAACCATCAAGCTAGAGTTTGACCTAGAAACGAAGGATAGATTTGGGCGAACCTTAGCCTATGTATGGAAAGACCAGATGTTTTTGAATGAACAAGTTCTCAAACAGGGGTATGCTCTATTTGTAGGGCGTTCGCCCAATCATAAATACGACAATCGCCTAGAAAATGCCCAACATTACGCTAGACTCATGGGTCAAGGCATCTGGAACCCAGAAAAACCCATGCGCCTTACCCCCAGTGAATTTCGCCGTATGTATAGATAA
- a CDS encoding inositol monophosphatase family protein — MTNLQTFLDIATEAALAAGVILQDYLGKVEDATTEKGRPGDLVTAADKASEKVILEIINRHFPHHAILAEESGKLGNQTSEYLWAIDPLDGTTNYAHQYPCFAVSIGLFIQGVPKVGVIYDPFHNELFRAAAGLGATRNRRPIQVSQTCELSKSLLVTGFAYDRRETTDNNYAEFCHFTHLTQGVRRGGSASLDLAYVACGRVDGYWERGIAPWDIAAGIVLVQEAGGKVTAYDGSDLKIDAGRILATNGYLHHSISQKLMQVKPLSAW, encoded by the coding sequence ATGACTAATTTACAAACATTTCTCGACATAGCCACCGAAGCCGCCCTTGCTGCTGGTGTAATTTTGCAAGATTATTTAGGGAAAGTAGAAGACGCAACCACCGAAAAAGGAAGACCAGGAGATTTAGTCACCGCAGCTGACAAAGCTTCTGAAAAGGTGATTTTAGAAATTATCAATCGCCACTTTCCCCATCATGCCATCCTGGCCGAAGAATCAGGAAAACTGGGAAATCAAACCAGTGAATATCTATGGGCAATAGATCCCTTAGATGGTACAACCAACTACGCTCATCAATATCCTTGCTTTGCCGTTTCCATCGGCTTATTTATTCAAGGTGTGCCAAAAGTAGGTGTAATTTATGACCCTTTTCATAACGAACTCTTCCGGGCTGCTGCTGGTTTAGGTGCAACACGCAACCGTCGTCCTATCCAAGTTTCTCAAACCTGTGAACTAAGTAAAAGTCTACTGGTTACAGGTTTTGCTTATGACCGCAGAGAGACCACAGATAACAACTACGCTGAATTTTGTCATTTTACCCATCTCACCCAAGGAGTTAGACGCGGCGGTTCAGCCTCCTTAGATTTAGCCTATGTAGCCTGTGGACGTGTAGATGGATATTGGGAAAGAGGTATTGCACCTTGGGATATTGCAGCTGGTATAGTTTTAGTTCAGGAAGCTGGTGGTAAAGTCACAGCTTATGATGGTAGTGATTTAAAAATTGATGCTGGGAGAATTTTGGCCACTAACGGTTATCTTCATCACAGTATCAGCCAGAAACTCATGCAAGTTAAACCTTTGTCAGCGTGGTGA